The proteins below come from a single Fusobacterium nucleatum genomic window:
- a CDS encoding uracil-DNA glycosylase, with translation MSKINNDWKEILEEEFQKEYFMKLKAILEEEYKNYTVYPPKRDILNAFFLTPYSEVKVVLLGQDPYHQKGQAHGLAFSVNYGIKTPPSLVNMYKELHDDLGLYIPNNGFLEKWAKQGVLLLNTTLTVRDSQANSHSGIGWQTFTDNVIKSLNEREKPIIFILWGNNAKSKEKFIDTNKHYILKGVHPSPLSANRGFFGCKHFSEANRILKNLGEKEIDWQIENKEI, from the coding sequence ATGTCAAAAATTAATAATGATTGGAAAGAGATTTTAGAAGAGGAATTTCAAAAAGAATATTTTATGAAATTAAAAGCTATTCTTGAAGAAGAGTATAAGAATTACACTGTTTATCCACCTAAAAGAGATATACTAAATGCTTTTTTTCTTACTCCTTATTCAGAAGTAAAAGTTGTACTTTTAGGGCAAGATCCATATCATCAAAAAGGACAAGCACATGGACTTGCATTTTCTGTAAATTATGGAATAAAAACACCACCATCACTTGTAAATATGTATAAAGAATTACATGATGATTTAGGACTATATATTCCAAATAATGGTTTTCTTGAAAAATGGGCAAAACAAGGAGTATTACTTTTAAATACTACCTTAACAGTTAGAGATAGTCAGGCTAATTCACATTCTGGAATAGGTTGGCAAACTTTTACAGACAATGTAATAAAATCATTAAATGAAAGAGAAAAACCAATAATATTTATATTGTGGGGAAATAATGCTAAATCTAAAGAAAAATTTATAGATACAAACAAGCACTATATTTTAAAAGGGGTTCATCCTAGTCCACTTTCAGCAAATAGAGGCTTCTTTGGTTGTAAACATTTTAGTGAAGCGAATAGAATTTTAAAAAATTTAGGTGAAAAAGAGATTGATTGGCAAATAGAAAATAAGGAGATATAA
- a CDS encoding HD domain-containing protein, translating to MKNGNSMLISRVKQVYLYIFSNFKEEWNSEVKKVLSKEEFLNFSKMKNYDKVHSYNLYQKVKSNKILSSQEIYLKLALLHDSGKGKVGLFRRIKKVLIGDKILEKHPEIAFEKLKNINFELAKLCLQHHNKNVDEKMKIFQELDDK from the coding sequence GTGAAAAATGGCAATAGTATGCTAATTTCAAGAGTAAAGCAAGTCTACTTATATATTTTTTCTAATTTTAAAGAAGAATGGAATAGTGAAGTAAAAAAAGTATTATCAAAAGAGGAATTTTTAAATTTTTCTAAAATGAAAAATTATGATAAAGTGCATTCATATAATCTTTATCAGAAAGTAAAGTCTAATAAAATTTTATCTTCACAGGAAATTTATTTAAAATTGGCACTTTTACATGATAGTGGAAAAGGTAAAGTTGGACTTTTTAGAAGAATAAAAAAAGTTTTAATTGGAGATAAGATTTTAGAAAAACATCCAGAGATAGCTTTTGAAAAATTAAAAAATATTAATTTTGAATTAGCAAAATTATGTTTACAACATCATAATAAAAATGTGGATGAGAAAATGAAAATTTTCCAAGAATTAGATGATAAATAA